The Cryptococcus gattii WM276 chromosome K, complete sequence genome contains the following window.
TTGAAACATAACCCAGCTGCGGCTGCGAGAGTATCGTGGAAACCCGTGGAAGTAAGAAATCTCATGTATCATCGAGAAATACGAAGTATTTTCAAGACGGCCAATGAGAGAGCTATACTGCCTGATCTTGAGACATGGCCGGCATACAGTTGGTGAACTCTTTAGACGGCAGGTTCAGTCGCATCCCACCGAAGGAGTGGACATGACGCAGGGCTTCTGTCTGACCTTGATATCAACAACAACGATACCGCATTTCAGGAAGATAAACAAGTCAAGTCTTTCGTGGGTTATCGCTTATATATTTTTATAGCTCAATCCGTTCTGTTCTCCTCATGTGCGTTTAGACAGCTCACAACATTCATATTCTATTTTTGGCAACGAACAGACTATATACAAAATCCTGACATTATGCGCGGTAATTCGTTAGCTCTTCGCACAATATTAATTAACCATTGAGGCAGCTATCACAGCAACTTACCACAAACGGCCCCCCCACATAGAGAAAGAATTGCGAGGAGGAAGACCATTGAGATCCTCCGGCATAACCTTCTGATCCAGACGTCGGTACGCCTGTACCATCCGATCACCTTGTGAGAGGTGCAAGGCAACTGAAGGCGGACCTCTTGGTCCCTCGCAAAGCCCTTTTCTGCGCCCAGTCCCCTCTCGCTGAACACATCCGGGGCCCGCAAGCCTCACCAGATGAGACAAACAAGGCCGAAAGCTCTGAGAGCCCTATTATGCAGGTCAGGAGAGCGTCAGTCTGCATTCCTTTTTTTCGATTGGATGATTGTTCAGTAGTAAAGCACTCTAAACTCACCTAGTAAGGGACGGGTGGCCTCTGACGGTCGCCCAGTTTAAGCCGAGCATGGCCAGCGCCATGACCACATCCACTATTGCTGGTTGGTCCAATAGTAAATGAATGGTAACGAGGCCACTTATCTCTATAGAATAGGCTTACCGCAGATGGCGCAAGACAGGAGAGAATGCACCAAAAGCGCAGGATCATCTTGTGATTCGTCGTCCTCCATTAAGCTTGATTTCCCGGGGGAGGAAGGGGCTTGAGGGTAGGAGGATGGGATTGGAGATTGGAGATTGGGAGGAAGGAGTTGGAGGATGGGGGGAACGAGCGGACTCAGCAAGAGAGTGCAATACGTTGGATCCCGATGGAGGAAAGGTTTGACAAGAGAATTGGGGTTCCCAGGATGACAGCGCCATAGAGGTCTGCGCGCCACCAGCGATAACATTCAGATCATCGGAGTCTCTTGTTCTTTGGGGTTAAATGAGGAAGCGGTCAGCCACATAATCGTCTCCAATTTGGTACGAACAAAGTGAGAGGTGTGACTTACATTGCCCTATCTGTCTCCATGAGAGCCACACAACCATTGCACTTGTGTGGTGACTGCTGTTCTTCCGTTCGCAAGTGGCGATTCTGTCACAAACCTTGTTTACCATCCTGGGCGGAAGCCGCAAGGAAACACAGTGCTTTGCTGTGTCGGTTGTCCTGCTTTGAATCTGGATTCACGAAACGAGCAAGGTTATTAACGACATATTTTGGACATGTTGGCCCTCTTCACCTTGAAAGTAAGTAATGGCAATACACCAACATTATTGTATGtcaggaaggaaggaagacTAGTAGTCTGCAAGACTGGGCGGTGGGATGTGGCAAACGCATCTGTGACGCAGTGGGCCCCTGCGTCTGCATGGTGGTCCATGCCATCAGTTTCCCCAAAAAATGAGTCGAAGGTGCGCACGGATACCTTTTCGTTTGCCCTGCAAAATGCAGCCCGCCAGCAAAAAGTCGCAAGCCGCACTTGTCTGATAAGATCAGTTTAACGTGGACCTTGAGTCGGGAGCAGAGAATCACTCACAAGCATCTATCAGACAGATGAACAGACAAACTCAGAAACCTTTTCCAAAGAGCCTCTCCGAATCGCCGACTGCACCACGCAGCTGCCTAAAACAAGCGTGGTCATTGAATATGACGAACGGCGAAACGGTAATGAAAATGAGGGATCCGAGGACGGGGGATGACGTGTCAACCAAAGAAATAGAGGATGAAGGTAAATCACTTGTTCGCTGAGGAGTTTATTGATTGAAGAAAATGGCTTGAGCATTTAGACCTCAAAATGGGTGCTGTTACGTGGAGTGTGGTATAGTTTAGGACGGACGCGCCAAAAACGCGTCGTCGGGGAAGTCATCTGCAATAACAAATAAGCATCCGGCGGTGAGtcacttcttcctctcagTACGTGTTTGTACTTGtttattattatttataTCTGTACTAATAACTCTCCTCCCGCCGCCTGATCCATTTCCACACCCTCTGTATCTTCTGTCCCATCACGGTCCGCCAAATTATCAACCACGGCGAGCACAGCGAACATAGCCCGAGGCAAGAACAAAACCAAAGCCAAAGCCAAATCAAAACCATCCAGAAGTCCTCGCTTGAGACAGGAAGACATAACGCCGGCTGTAGCACTAGCCACGGCCATGAAGAAGGAGGTACATGACCAAGCTTGAGAAAAGGATAAAGAGAAATCCGCTGTAGAGGCGACACCTGAAAAAGAGACAAATTTCTCCTCTGCCGCAACATTGTAAACATTCGAGAGGGCTACACTGCGTGAGCATAGCGTCACCACACCCCGCTGGTCATCGATGACATTCATTGACAAAGGGGGAGATAATAATAACTTTCAATAGGCCCCAATCCTGACGTATGCTTCCAGTTTGTACCTGGAAGGAATGACAGAATCATGCCACATCTTCATATGAAAGGAGGGGTATAACCAACTAACCGGTCGACCGATTTCCCTTCACTCAAACCCCGTACGTTCGCACCTCCCAATAGCTGCAGCACTTGTAAATGTAACATATTAATATGCCCCGTCTCCACTGTCTTTggggaaaaaaaaaagtgCAAGACCGGCACTGAACGCTGAGATTTTTGGTAATTGATAGCTACTTGAAGAAGTGTTCCACGATAGTATAATAATGAGTGAGGACTCATCAACATCGACATCAGTATCAGAAGACGAATCATCAAGCTCATCCCCAGCAGCTTCATCAGAACCATCAAATAGTGGATCCCCTGCACGTTCGAGTTCACAATCACGTTCGTCGCGCTCTGAAGACGATTCTCGAAGCTTAGCCTCATCTTTGAGGGGAATCTCGAGACGAAGGAGACGTGGTAAATCGGGGAGTAAAGGAGACTCGAACAAAGCGGAGAAACGCGATACGTCTTCTGCCACAAGCAAAGAGGGGACGAGCACGATGACAGAcgggaagaaggaagaaaatACCGAGGTGACCTCGGATATGGAGGGTTCGAGTGTAGAGACGAAATCTGAGGAAGCCACAGCTACCTCAAGCGGCCCATCTCCTTCCCCCGCCGCTTCTACACTCACATTCACTGCCATATCCGAACCGTCAGAATCAAACGACGCCTATGGCACTGCCCTTCACTCTGTCTCCACCTCCATTCAAACCCTCTCTTCCATTGACCCATCCTCTACCATCCCGGATTTGGAAACGGGAAAACGTTATCAGGAGATGTTCGATAAAGCCCAAAAAGATCAAGCTGGGGTGTATAAAAAGTTGATGGACTATTTGGATAAAAAGGCTGATGGGGCGGGGAGTGTAGAGGTCGAAAAGAATGGGAAGGGGGAGGGAAAGGATGcggaggagaaagagacGAAGAGTAAGGCGTCTACTGCACGAGCAccatcatcaccatccTCGGAACCTTCAAAATCGGAAACTGCCCCCCTTACTGATACCAAAACCGAAATTTCTACATGCGCACTTCCTGATTCTTACTCCTCACCTCCAGCAGATAACGAATCTACTGGCCCATCACCACTTTCTGTCACTACGGCCACAGCAACAGAGGAGAAGAGTGGAAAGAAAGCCAACGACAAAGAGGAGATCGCTCCTAAGACAAAGCCcga
Protein-coding sequences here:
- a CDS encoding Hypothetical protein (Similar to TIGR gene model, INSD accession AAW46070.1; CNK00150), with the protein product MSEDSSTSTSVSEDESSSSSPAASSEPSNSGSPARSSSQSRSSRSEDDSRSLASSLRGISRRRRRGKSGSKGDSNKAEKRDTSSATSKEGTSTMTDGKKEENTEVTSDMEGSSVETKSEEATATSSGPSPSPAASTLTFTAISEPSESNDAYGTALHSVSTSIQTLSSIDPSSTIPDLETGKRYQEMFDKAQKDQAGRSKRMGRGRERMRRRKRRRVRRLLHEHHHHHPRNLQNRKLPPLLIPKPKFLHAHFLILTPHLQQITNLLAHHHFLSLRPQQQRRRVERKPTTKRRSLLRQSPKKEKNLPLYQAQRLPHHRQMERKKKKNRQTARRVNDFEL